Proteins encoded by one window of Chondromyces crocatus:
- a CDS encoding MFS transporter, with amino-acid sequence MRPDLHLSRLFRGTFLFGLACGISIALTSLHLDAQGYSKQDIGTLAIFFASGLVLFAIPVGFFIRKFTGKRTLTTVMLGYALCVAAFPFMPSYGSIAALRFFDGLFSVGVWVSSETLLLFRTDKKHKAHLTSLYAIWLSSGYVIGPILAKGITQVLSVQSAFLIAGAFALASTLYLGLRLPKDAPLPGAVHGSDDIEEGEKTLGEVSESERPSSLTLLWRIKTSCFGAYAYGYFQASLVLFLPLFLIESKGIPREDTIILPGLFCLGMLTFSNLAGRVADRVGHLRIVRLLSFGGMLCTLGFVFLDSYWLMCGIVVGAGATLASMSPVALALTGVVTHPRDYSRANSIYNVFYASGMLMGPPIVGIIFKRYGGEMMLYHLGALWAVFVLFTMVFFQDDPASRRQGAAPVTASPEAEAAAGS; translated from the coding sequence GACCTTCACCTGAGTCGCCTTTTTCGAGGCACTTTCCTCTTTGGACTGGCCTGCGGCATCTCGATCGCGCTGACCTCTCTCCACCTCGACGCGCAGGGCTACTCGAAGCAGGACATCGGGACGCTGGCGATCTTCTTCGCCTCGGGGCTCGTCCTCTTCGCCATCCCCGTCGGGTTCTTCATCCGGAAGTTCACCGGCAAGCGCACGCTCACCACGGTGATGCTCGGCTACGCCCTGTGCGTCGCCGCGTTCCCGTTCATGCCGAGCTACGGCTCCATCGCGGCCCTGCGCTTCTTCGATGGTCTCTTCTCGGTCGGCGTCTGGGTCAGCTCCGAGACCCTGCTCCTCTTCCGCACCGACAAGAAGCACAAGGCCCACCTGACGTCGCTGTATGCGATCTGGCTCTCCAGCGGTTACGTCATCGGGCCGATCCTCGCCAAGGGCATCACCCAGGTCCTCTCCGTCCAGTCGGCGTTCCTCATCGCGGGCGCCTTCGCCCTCGCGTCCACCCTCTACCTCGGGCTGCGCCTGCCCAAGGACGCGCCGCTCCCCGGTGCCGTCCACGGCAGCGACGACATCGAGGAGGGCGAGAAGACGCTGGGCGAGGTGTCGGAGAGCGAGCGGCCCAGCAGCCTCACGCTCCTCTGGCGCATCAAGACCTCCTGCTTCGGCGCCTACGCTTACGGGTACTTCCAGGCCTCGCTGGTGCTGTTCCTGCCGCTGTTCCTGATCGAGTCGAAGGGAATCCCCCGCGAGGACACGATCATCCTGCCCGGCCTCTTCTGCCTGGGCATGCTGACCTTCTCGAACCTCGCTGGCCGCGTCGCCGACCGGGTCGGCCACCTGCGCATCGTGCGGCTGCTCTCCTTCGGCGGGATGCTTTGCACGCTGGGCTTCGTGTTCCTCGACTCGTACTGGCTGATGTGCGGAATCGTCGTCGGCGCCGGCGCGACCTTGGCTTCGATGTCGCCTGTGGCCCTCGCGCTGACCGGGGTGGTCACGCACCCGCGCGACTACAGCCGCGCCAACTCGATCTACAACGTGTTCTACGCGAGCGGCATGCTGATGGGGCCGCCGATCGTGGGGATCATCTTCAAGCGCTATGGCGGGGAGATGATGCTCTACCACCTCGGCGCGCTGTGGGCGGTGTTCGTCCTGTTCACGATGGTCTTCTTCCAGGACGATCCTGCCTCGCGGCGGCAGGGTGCGGCGCCGGTGACCGCCTCCCCCGAGGCCGAGGCGGCGGCAGGATCCTGA